ATTAATTTGTTCAAATTACATAGAATTTTCGCAACCTCTGGTGCGTGTTGTAGTATTCACTCATACTCATCTTTTTTTCAAGGTCTATTCACAAAGGTATTAAACGTACTAATACCAAGAAAGTGATCCGAGCACTTCGCTACTCGTGTGAAACTTGCTATCGAGGATTCGTATCACCTGTGGATTTACGAAAACATGAGAGGATACATACAGGGGATAAACCTTTCACCTGCTCACACTGCCAAAGATGTTTTTCACAGAAAGGTGGGTCTATTGTTTCTCATAATATGATTTGTCATTCTCGAGGTTAGCCTTGTTGGATACACACCTagaagaaaattttgaacagcaaatgttttgttttgcaaACCGCAGTTGTAATGTGACTCCGGTTGTCTATTTTAAGATTTATAACAATgattagcccgtgaaaaatttCCGGGGATTCGCCTGTCGCTACTCGTAGCTACCATCTTTGGTTCACAGACGGAAAGTCAGGTATTGTAATATAGAAGTCCTTAGCCTATTTCGGGTTCGTTTGTCAAACATGTTCGGGTCCTAAGATTGTCGTCCGTCATACATGTTCGggggaattttttttattatttttttatttcttatcatTTAATGTGGATGTATACAATAGTATGAAATAAAGTACTAATTAAGCTTGTTCAACACAAAGTAGCGAAGCGACTATTGTGTTGAACacacagacgacggctattattaatatagagatatCCAATGATTCATTTTTATATGTTCGCTTCAGGTAATTTAAACACTCACATTCGCAGATGGCACACTGGCAGCCGTAGGATGGAGGGAGCAAACCCTGCTACGTACCCTTTAGTCAATAAAAAGCCGCATAGCAACGAGAATTGTGATATGCTCTCCTTTAAGTTACCAAACCTACCAAAGTTGTCAACAGACGATGATTCTGCTGCGGACATATCTCCTGTATTTACTAAGTTTAAACTAAGCGACCTTAAAATGCCTCTTCACGCTGAAGAAGCGAGAGAAGACGTCAGTTTTGATTCTATCTCAGAATTTAGCCAAGTCATTGAAACTAGTTTTCCCGAGAGTTGCCAACAAACGAACGAAGAAATTTTAAGTTCGTTGCACGAGTTTGACGACAACGACTACGTTACGAACATTAACGAAGGTGCTGCGTATACCGACATTCTCGTCTGTAACGACAACGACAGCGATCACAACTACTTCAATAAAGGGCCATCCCCTGCACAAGCGCAGCGTTCGGATTCGTTTGAAGCTACTGAAGAGGAGGTCGTCGCTTTTGACGGCTTCGACCCAAACATGTTTACTTCAGAACAGTGGAGGAATTTGTCCTCGTTGAATTTTAACGAACtctttcaaagtatattatcaACGCCCGTTGTGTCAAGTAAGAAACATTCGAAAACACACGTCATTGTGAATAACAGCGTCGAAGCTCCTACGCAGGGTTTGTCGCTCCCCAACAATTCGCAGACTTACGAAGAAAGTGAAAGCTGTCTTGAAGGGAACGAAGATTCTGTCGTGTTGCCTGATCTGAGTTTATTTCAAGACTTTCAATCTCCTCCACGATTAAGTCGATTAGAATGTGCTACCAATTCCCTTGTAACAGTAATTAAAAACGTCTCAGGTGGAGAGATAAAAGATATTGACACAGAGTGTAACCAGTTTACACTCAACGATGAAGTTGATTCGCGCATAGTTCATGATTTCTCTTACACGCAGATAAACTGATggaaataagaataattttttgataagaagATATCGGAAAAATTGATTGTGTTTATATTACGTTTTAGTGCTTTTACTGTCGTACCGTAAATGCTCGATAAAGCGCACCGGGCgctaagttaaaaattttacttttaggttgggcgcttattcgagtgGTAAGTCGTCAGGGGcccttaaaaaattttatttttatgttttataaaaatgttttttaaggaaattaTAACGGTTGTTTTATATGagtacataaaatatatataagtaATAAATAACATGTCTTACCTTGGAGTTTACTgtttatgattaattttttgTCGCTAATGAAATAACTGCTTAaactaaaagataaaaagataaaCATTTTGACAAGAAATTTTTATGCTGTAGATAATTTTATGGCGGGAactgtttttctaatttttaaaataatcggATAAGCGTTTCCTTTAGCATAATAATCCGTTTGATGggcgctaataaaaaaaaataaaaaaaagccagGCGCTTATTCAAAAGAGCGCTTATTCGAGAGTGGGTGTTTAATCGGGCGTTTACGGTAGTGTTGACAATTGACGtagattctttttttaattcctcGTTCCATATCAATGTTTTAAAACCTTATAGTTGTTAAAAATTGAACAGTAATTTTAAAGTAATTAACAGATATCGAGAACCCTTCCCCGATTATCAATCTTTTAAGCGTTCGTTTTTGACAAGGTTTGTCCTAGCTTCCCCCTGGAAACTTTCATGATTATGCAAGAAAATTGTATTTTCtcaaatttattgatttttaagaACTTGCTTTCTTCGCAACGTATAAATAAGTTGCTGCGTgatgtaatgttttgattttgtatcGAGAACAATAGACATGCACATGCATACGCACAGGCAAAAAAATTAGGCAACGAACCGTCGCGACTGAgcgtataatttttaaaaaaaactgacacTAGACttctaaaaatctaaaaattaacCTAAATAGCCAATTTGGTCTATGCGGCCCTTCTTTTCTTGCCTATCAGGATGCGCGCGCATATATGCATCTGTAAAACTACTACATACAAGCAGAAGTGTAGAACATAGGAGGTAGAACTAAACTAGCCAAAAGACAAGTGCGCATACAGAAGACATATATCATGGCATGTACAAAAATAAACTTGTTATACACAACAATTTTCCCGCAGAACTATCCGAAACATTGGTAATGGAATGAGAGGTAAAAAATGAGAAGCATGAGTTGTTCGCCACTTTATTTTGTCACTGATTGTAGATGATAAAAGcaatattcaaaaaaatttatgtggcCTACTAAATAGTTTTACGAAGTGCtcaattaatttttcaatttacttttttaattttttaagattttgtaCTATAACCCAAGCTAGTATGTTCTTCATAAAAACgtaaacttttgtaaaaagcatttctacaatttttaaatcctttatttgcagaatttaaaattaattttttatttgtttttaaataagcaACCCTTCTAGTTCTGGAAAGTTATTTTAGTTTTGGGTCACTTGTTTCCGAATTAGGACTGAAAATTATTTTGCGTTTTTTAACGGGTGCCTGCAATTTTTTACGGCGGCTTGAAAACtgtcaaaaatcttttttttttttctgttttgaggACTTTTCTGTCAAAAAATAACAAGATACCGACGTCACTTAAAAACTCAGTTTTATTTTCAAGACCAATTTTTTCTAGAACAATATTTGCTTGACAATATGTAGCATGTTTTTCCAGTGCTAAAGTAGACTTAATTTTTTGATAACTTTGCACGAACACGGAGCTGTTGCGGCACAATATCATAGGGGTAAAAAGGCCTTGGGACGAAGTTGGCATGAATGGCTTTGTGtataaaaagtttattaaaacaaGTTCTGCCGTATAAACTCAACTGCCATGCCAAACAAACAGCATGTTCATCATTATATTTCATGTTTGGAAGTTTTAACTTTGTGTCATCAGACTTATTTCTTCACATCTTAGGGAAGGAAAGAGGCACTAGAGACAAGGTTGCTTCAGCACAACTTTAATATCTAATCCAAGTTAGTAATTTCCATAGCAACTTAGTTAAAAATAGGACTGGGACCACTGACGTCTTAAATAGAAGAAATATGATTAGTTGATGCTATAGAAGAATCTGACGTCAAATACATCGGGGAATAAATTGACGTTAATTTACTGTTGTTGTCAGTCGTAAGAATTCTTTTATTAGATTGGTCGACTTTCTTTATTTCGCAGTTGCTTTAAAATGTGAGTAAAAGTGTTATGGTATTCGCGTGATAAAGAGACATATTTACTTATTTGTGAGATAAAAAAGGGCATATCTGTGTTCAAGTAAAAGTTATGGCGAAAGAATTCTGTCAAAGGAGAGGAATATTGAAAGTTGCACTGTTTTAATAACACAAACGTTTGGGGCACAAACTTTTACGAGTTTCGCAAACTTTTCGCAGAAAGTTTTTGCTTtcgaaaatttgaaaataaatgaaagtaaatttgtaaaattcgttatggtttatttttaattcagtTGTGGTTGTTGACACCTGATCCTGTCAAATAGTAGTTATTAAAAATGGTTATTTTGTTTCCTTGTTTCCCTCTGCTTTATTCCACTTTATTCTTAAACCCAATGGCTTGTTTACCACCCTCGTGTCTCATCCATTCCATTCCATGAACACTTTTTACTTACTTAATAGATGAAAAGACCGAGCAtttgtagtatatatatatactactcTTTTTAATTGCTAACATGTTCCAATACCCATTCCCAATGGAAACTAGGATATCTCATTTGCATTTTCATTTAAAcatatttgacgtcaaatatatTGTATCCATATGTCCTTGTTTTTTCGAGTGTTGGTCTAAGAATGGACAGAACATAAAAAATGGTTCAGCTGAAATGTCTTGCAAAACAAAAGACAGAATTAATTTGGATAACATTTACTTGGGGTACTCTTCACATAGAAATACAAAACGGGTTTTTTTCACTCGAAGTTCCTAAAGTCCGTGAACTATACACCAGGGTCAACTATCTTGTCGTTTTTATCATTTGGGTGGGTCGCTTGTGATGTCAACGATCAATGCGTAGAAACGAGTTGACTACTTTGTTTGTAGTTGCTTACTGTAGATTTCATAATCGTAATTTTCTGGATGAAGAGGATCATCATATTGTGGAGATGTCTCGTCTATTGTGTACCttgtaaataaattgaaaaactaTTACAAGACTGTTCAaacgtcttttttttaaaaaacacgatGTTTCTTTATTTAAGATTGAGATTATAAGCACTTTTGACTGCTAGCTAACtcataaaatatttagaaaatgaaaaataatacatTAATACATTGCGGGGATCGTGCTAAAAAGCatttaaaggtaaaaaaaaacaggGTTCAGATTTCAGAAAAGGTTGAGAAACATACAAGTTAAACTCAAAAAGGATTTTTTTGATATAAAACGTATGACGGCGAAGCATAACCACAACAAAGTCGACACTTTGGACTTAATTTACAACTGACTAAACAAAATCGACACTTTAGGCATCATTTACCACGGACTTATGGAAACAAAGTGTAGCAAATCTATGACTAcaaccagaaaaaaaatattactttaaTTTCTCGAAGAAGTTAATCCCCCTCTTGttctctaaataaaataaagtaaacaaatattATACTTTAAAGAGAGCATAtcgatgttaaaaatattacttttaAAGACAGTTAATGTAAAATAATACCTT
This is a stretch of genomic DNA from Hydractinia symbiolongicarpus strain clone_291-10 chromosome 9, HSymV2.1, whole genome shotgun sequence. It encodes these proteins:
- the LOC130657654 gene encoding oocyte zinc finger protein XlCOF6-like isoform X1, which produces MDKNSKRIDGPHICKECNKSFSSSGSLKVHLRTHTDARPFACKYCEGSFRQQIHLRRHVEALHKHEEKRRNLWKIGCSLCEQHFSTCIKMIQHVATKHQKCHFCLVMFKTPAHLLHHMKTSHKDQLMQLNQKATPQNCKDGIQLTVTTKGTCRCELCSEEFENFSILSRHMADVHNACKLPFICGKCQEVFADEGSLNIHLNLFCFSSQHDQSSDISCSDCDNSFVGVDALVHHIFELHWKSGNTCLKCGKTFGQYFAARKHLRTIRCPVFRKELEKAGVKDLSKFVHVVKRSDECPHCDLKFSGKKALEVHIRTHTGERPCQCPHCGKSFGQEGNLRKHIESIHKGIKRTNTKKVIRALRYSCETCYRGFVSPVDLRKHERIHTGDKPFTCSHCQRCFSQKGNLNTHIRRWHTGSRRMEGANPATYPLVNKKPHSNENCDMLSFKLPNLPKLSTDDDSAADISPVFTKFKLSDLKMPLHAEEAREDVSFDSISEFSQVIETSFPESCQQTNEEILSSLHEFDDNDYVTNINEGAAYTDILVCNDNDSDHNYFNKGPSPAQAQRSDSFEATEEEVVAFDGFDPNMFTSEQWRNLSSLNFNELFQSILSTPVVSSKKHSKTHVIVNNSVEAPTQGLSLPNNSQTYEESESCLEGNEDSVVLPDLSLFQDFQSPPRLSRLECATNSLVTVIKNVSGGEIKDIDTECNQFTLNDEVDSRIVHDFSYTQIN
- the LOC130657654 gene encoding oocyte zinc finger protein XlCOF6-like isoform X2 → MDKNSKRIDGPHICKECNKSFSSSGSLKVHLRTHTDARPFACKYCEGSFRQQIHLRRHVEALHKHEEKRRNLWKIGCSLCEQHFSTCIKMIQHVATKHQKCHFCLVMFKTPAHLLHHMKTSHKDQLMQLNQKATPQNCKDGIQLTVTTKGTCRCELCSEEFENFSILSRHMADVHNACKLPFICGKCQEVFADEGSLNIHLNQHDQSSDISCSDCDNSFVGVDALVHHIFELHWKSGNTCLKCGKTFGQYFAARKHLRTIRCPVFRKELEKAGVKDLSKFVHVVKRSDECPHCDLKFSGKKALEVHIRTHTGERPCQCPHCGKSFGQEGNLRKHIESIHKGIKRTNTKKVIRALRYSCETCYRGFVSPVDLRKHERIHTGDKPFTCSHCQRCFSQKGNLNTHIRRWHTGSRRMEGANPATYPLVNKKPHSNENCDMLSFKLPNLPKLSTDDDSAADISPVFTKFKLSDLKMPLHAEEAREDVSFDSISEFSQVIETSFPESCQQTNEEILSSLHEFDDNDYVTNINEGAAYTDILVCNDNDSDHNYFNKGPSPAQAQRSDSFEATEEEVVAFDGFDPNMFTSEQWRNLSSLNFNELFQSILSTPVVSSKKHSKTHVIVNNSVEAPTQGLSLPNNSQTYEESESCLEGNEDSVVLPDLSLFQDFQSPPRLSRLECATNSLVTVIKNVSGGEIKDIDTECNQFTLNDEVDSRIVHDFSYTQIN